The DNA segment ATACATTCAAAGATCACAAATAGAAAAAGATAACAATTAGAAACAATGAAGAGTATACCTGTCTATCAGAGTGTTCACTTGTCTCGATTTCATTTGCACAATCTGCGCCATTAATGTCAGTAACCGAGTCTTTTGGAGGTGTAGAAGACGATACATGATCCTTCGATTCTAAAGAAGTCTTTTCAACCAACGGCTGCAATCTTTCCACCTCATCTTCTTTCAAAACCGATTCAACAACTACAGTAGAATCCGGGCTATCATCCTTCACAGCAGTCTCACAATCATCAACCGTCAGTGGTTCTTCAACCACAGGTGTTTCCTCCACAACCAAATCTTTTTTCTCCTCATTCTtaatttcatcaaacacttgtgACACTTGTGACACTTGTTCTAATGACGAATCAACCGGCTTAACCGGATCAACAATTGGGGATATCTCTTCAACTAAAGATTCACTAACCGTAACCGATTCAACCGGAGCAGATTCAACAACCACGACCTCCTTTTCAACCACACGAGACTCGTCATCCGAACTATCACTAGAACTCGAACTAGTTCCATTAGAATCCTTCGATTTCGACACGGTTTCAACCTCAACGTTACCCTCTTCCTCATTAGCATCCTTTGATATCGTTTCGGATGAACAATCTTCCCTCTTCACCACCTCCACTGTCGTCGTCGCACCATCATTCCCTTCCGCAACCACTTGATCcattcaaaacaaacaacaacagTTCAAACTTCAAATCAATCACAACAAAATGAAGTTCAAAAAGCCTTAAATAGTACAAATTCAATGAGTGTGGTAGTTAAACCAAACAACTACAACTCAAAAGTACCAAACACAACGCATCTCTACACAACTTGACCTAAAAACAAAGACCCAACACAGATAAGCAAAACCCCACAACCCACAAACAATCCAATAGAAAAACAAGTTGATGTAGATGTATGATTAAGATACAGATATGCAAACACTAAACCCACAACTTTTAGCAATAAATTAATCAACTTTATCACAATTGGGCCATACCCACAACTTGAAATGGAATAAAAAAGGGTTAGATGGATGTATTaaagcaaaagaaaaagaaataagAGGGTACCTTGAAGAGGGTTAGGTGTGGATGAGTCATTAACCTTCTTCTTCTTGGCAGCTTTTCGCTTCTTAGAACCTGAAGGCATGATTGGATTGGATTGGATTGTGGAGATGAAGTAAGGGGGGTGGTTGTCTTCTCTTCTTTGTAAATGAATGTAAATTGTGAGGGAGTAGGGCCTGAATCTCAAGATTCAAAGTTAAAAATATACCAAAACTGTGTCACTGGCACTTTTGGCAGGGTGCATATGCTGAGGGGTATGGGTATATTTTCAAAATTACAAAACTTTAAAAATCTATTCTtgatttttctttctttttttttcaaagtttttgattttctTGATCTTTTGTCTATTTAATTTTGAGATTTTGTTAAGCTCATAATGTATTTTGAGATTTTTTCTAATTTCAGATCatatttggtatttttttttatcttctttactttttattatatatttatataagtttttttatttcgtatattaaatattattttgagTAGAAGTAAATTATACATACTGTAAAAGAGAAAGTCGGTGAAGACAATCACCGACTTTCTTTTATTTTGATTTTACTAGATTATGTAAACATTACTATGTAGAGTCGGTAGCGGGGCTCTTCCCCTCTTTGCGTCATCCGAGATCGATCGCGTTCGCCGCCTCCTCGTCCaacttttttcctttttttttaatttcatttgGTTACATTTTCTGCTCTTTGTGGTTGAGAATAAATACCGTGTTCCGTTTATTTTTCTCTCTCCATAAATGATATCACCATCATATTTAATAATTATTGATTgggctgatttttttttttattttagaaaaaaaagtaAGCATCATATCTATAAAAATTAGACATAATTTATGAAAATGTCACGTTAATGTTTTTTCCATATACAAATTCATATATGATAAAATTTAAACTCAATGAACAGTCTTTACTATTATATTCAAATTCATATATGATAAAATTTCAACTCAATGAACAAATTAGATTTAGAattagagatgagcaaatggtatcgggtacagataccggtctcaaatttaccaaaccggtgtattttcggtaccggttctgtacaggtattcatcggtttttaccaaaccggtgtattttcggtaacggtattgtcggtaccggttggtaccgagctcatcaaatcctgtagcaacgcatcAATGCAAGTacttgcaccgtttagattacttttcatacacacagtaagtaaactgtatttcgtttgaatgaggttttatatacacaacaacttattttgcttttttttttgtctttttctgtaatgaatgaattgtagcatgtaaaattaacttggatatttagaatattgatgagcaaatcgtatcaaatcctgtaaacgaaccgacatcgtatcggtaccaaatttactataccaaatcattttcggtactaatttggtacccaccttttggcgttttcagaatcgttactttcggttcgacaccggtctagcaccatacctattttattgatttttaccttcaaatattactattattattagcactgttgcagaaatcggcctaggcggccgattaatcggcgcctaggcgctaggcggtcacttactgcctaattttgagctaggcggtcaattaatcggtcatggtcaaaaatcggtcaaaatcggtcctaggcggtcaaaatcggtcctaggcggtcaaaaatcggattaatcggacaatattagtcggtcaaaatcggtcctaggcggtcctaggcggtcaaaattggtcaaaatcgaaccatactatctgaaacttgaagtatttatgtgaattttgaagtattatttttatattattgggtatatatatataaatttgaaAAAATACATACAAAAATCCCATttcgattaatcccgattaatcccgattagtcccgattaatccctaggctgtacctcaccgcccgactagcgcctagcgccttctacaacattgattattagtagtagtagtatattcttattattatttataaaaaaaaaaaaaagaacttttTATTCTTCCAAATAAAGACGTATCCAAAAGACCTAAAAtttaaaaatatgttaaaatcATAAAGATAGCATGTTTCGAAATAACTCGTGATTATTTATAACAAATTTCCTATGAAAGTAACTaatcttttatttattataacaaatttaaacatttttattagtttcttataatttttaaaatataatattttacaAGATTCGAATATATTGTTGGGACCTAGTTAATTTTTTCTACATTTTCATAGAAATTTTATTAACAAGCAAGTTGTTAACAGTGATGTACAAGTATAACGAATCCTGAAACCGTGATGAACCGAGACAATGTCGATCGAACAAAATTGGTACCAATATCAGTTTTATCAGGAATGGTATTGGTATATGTTTTTATGACTTACGATCATTGTAAAACGCATTGGAAACGTAACCTACCAAACCGAACCCGACAACTACTATTAGATTCTATGGTTTTCGACTATCGTAAAACACATGTTGTTATCCTTTTAGACATATCCcgattttatttttttgttacaTAAATTAACTTTTGTGTAATTATACCTATTGAAGGCTTGGGGCAACacatgtcggctgtggaataccgtgctatccttagataccgactgatgattcctttgttcccagttgacgagccatgtccggtatgccgcaaagcgtgtttggattctttcggcgagcacgcgatccactgtaaagagctaccagggtttaaatatcggcatgattgggtgagagatgtgttatgtgatgttcttaagcgagccgggatctctgccaaaaaggaggctccagtaaatttcctgactgaccccttagaggggaggtccactttacgcccggcggacatccttgtgtttggatgggaaggggggaaacacgcttgtgtagatctaactggagtctcccctcttgtcgggctcaaggacaagggctttgtcgtagggcaagcggtgctcaaggcagaggcgagcaaagtggcaaaacatgagaaagcctgcctggagaatcaacatgtgtttgtcccgtttgcgtttgatacctttggtggtctcgctcctgacgctgtgcgacttttgaatcgggttcaaaaagtcgttaatagtaattcttcgtcgctaaaggtttcaaactttgtatttagtagaattggtttttctattcaaaaggggatagcggcgcaacttgttgcccggctacctgccattgctttgtaattgccctttttcgtgtggaatgatattttttcggctttcaaaaaaaaaaaaattatacctaTATACGTTTTTTTCTTCAATACAAGTCGATTTCAATATTCCAAATACTTTTTTCACTGTCTGTAGTATGTAAATTTTATATGATAAGTTAATACTGTTGTAAAccttattttatgttttgtatatATACCGAATTCCCGTCGTATCATGCGAAAAATCCTACTAATTTACGAACATAGAGCACCTATATATTCCTTAAtgtaaaaaacataaaagaaataaTTTTATCTTTTTACTAAAGATATTTGTATAATGATAATTTTAGAAGACATCTATGGCAAAGAAGATAATAGTAAGACTCCTCGTTAAGGGGTGACGCTCTAGGGCCAGGGGGTCCCCTCCCCCCtcccctgttttttttttttatcatattgttaattttagtaaaaaatttgtagtgtaaaatattggaAATTGAGTCCCCCGGCCCCGGACTTTGTTTGAGGTTCGCCAATGCCCATGTTACCTCACCCTTCACGAGGCTATACACCATAATGCGACTTTCAAAGGGGGAGCCAAGAGGGGAGGCATTACCTCCCTTAACAAGAATtacggagagagagagagagagagagagagagagagggagagggagagagagagagagtgctTTTTTAATCAATCAcgtaggtgctgtttgttttttaagaggtaaaaggTCGGCAGTCTGCGGACCATATCTGCaaacatctgcaggagaagaggtggaccaaaggtctgcagtctgcaaggagaagactGTTTGCtttttttactttaaaaaaaaaaagagaaagagaacTGCCACCTGCCCCTAATTTGGCTTCTTCCCCTTCAGAAATTCAAGATCGTCAGGTTACAAATCTTCCCGATTCAAAACCCATAATTCTTTTACTAAACCCACAGACCTGTAAGATTGGCCGAAAAAAGGGCACTGTCACCGGATTTCTTGTGTTTATGCTCAGGCGTGTGAAGCTCCTGCGAGTGAGATATTGGTTATATGGAGGAAAGTTGTCAATCTCTTGCCACTTGATTCTGATTGGAGTATGTGCTGATGATTTTCCTCACATGATATGTTTAATTAAATAACTTTCCTTTGTGAAAAttgagatgatgatgatggtgttgTTGCTGCAAATATGGACTTTGCAGATCTGATCCGTTTCAAATATGTAATCTGATCCGTTTCAAATATGTAGCTCTGATGCGTTTCAAATATTaaaggaggtggaggtggaggtggtggcagagTGGAGGTGAGCGGCGGAGGAGGTGGTGACGGAGGTGGCAGAGGAGGTGGTGTGGCTGGAGGGAGAAGAGGTTTGAAGAGGTTTGAAGACTTAGGTTGATGTCTGCGTGGGGAAGAGGTGAGGAAGATGTTTTTAGTGAGAAGCtcttcaagaaaacaaacaagctgcaggacccaaaggtctgcgcgcgtctgcgcgacgcagacataagtgcTCAGAAGAGCTTTTgcccaaaaaacaaacaccaccgtAGTGTCACGTCATGTATTTTTTTAGTTAATTCACAACACCATTGTTAATTAATGAATTAGTTAAAAATTTACTACCTACATGATACTGGACACTGATGTGACAGGACGTTATACACTTTTTAGTTATAAACCACAATATATCATCAAAAGATTGGTATGAAAAATAATGGGTAAGCTTTGGAAAGTTGATATATGTAGTTAAACAATTGAGAGTAGAGAAAAACATATGCATGTCGACTTTTATGTCTAAGTATAGCTACACATTTTTTCCTGGATTCAATAAGTTTTATATAGCTTATTAAttaaaaatttaaacaaaaaaatgaACTGTTATAATCTTTAATTTAACTATAgcattgttaattttttttaaacactaAGACATTATCAATTATAATTGTGTGTTCAAACTAGTTACAACAATGCATCTAAGTTGTCAAAACTAAATACAACGATGGCACTAAACCAGCTATAAAGATGCTTCTAACTTTACAGTGGTGCATCCAAAGTGTTCACATCTTATGTATAAACGATTTGTGCTATTATAGTGGTGTGTCCAAACTGTCATAACGATGTGTCTAGAATCATATATAATTTAAAAGGCAATACGTCGTCAGCCTAAAATATATGTATCCCACCTTGAATACTTTGTATGATTCACAAGTCACTTTTAGACGTTGAAACCACTTTAAACATTAATAAAATTTTCAGCTTTATATACTACCCTGTCGTGGTACGAGAAAAGAATGCCCCACATAAAAAAGGGATAAATGGGTATATAGTTATAATGACATCCATAGCAAAACTTAATTCAACAATgtagaaacataaaatttaataTCGGCTGTATTCTTTGGAGTCTCCCACCAAGCACACACACTAGAAGGACCAAAATAGTACCTGATAATCAGAAATAGCCCCAAATATTGACTAATTCTAGAGGACACCAATGCTTTCTAAACAGACTAACAATTATTGATATTCTAGATGTAGTGATTGACATTTATCTTTAAGTTGTAGTAACAGTTACACGTCAAAGGATTTTTGTTTtactttacaaaaaaaaaaaaaaaagttaattaagTAAAAGGATTATAACTTTTATACATTTAAAAGTAAAATATAACTAACttaaaaaagtacaaaaaaaaaaaaaactaaataggCCATGATATATTAATACGTAGTGTGAAAGTAAATGTGAAATATCAAAGGTGAACTCTCAATATTAGGGctataaacgaaccgaacgttcagcgaacagttcgtgaaccgttcggcgggaagttcgtttatgttcgttcgattagcttaacgaacggacacgaacaaaaaattccgttcggttagcttagcgaacgaacacgaacacaagtTTCGTTcattcgactgcgttcgtgaacgttggGTAATATGTTCCTTTACGTTTGTTCATGTTcgtcgttcgtgttcgtttgattatattaaaaataacaaattttttatctaaacatattgaaaacttgaaaccctgtctttttctaagttagctaaaatttggacactCGAAGACATttttttgggataattatgtctaggTTAGTTAACCTTGATTTATCATTTAGTGGTGTAGAAGACttttttgtgttttgatttatcatttgatggtagtatttaactacttatatccaatgcTTAAGAATaacaatgttttttattttttattttcaagttaaatgtccGTTAACATTCGTTGTTAtttgcttgcgttcgtttgtgtttgagaccagtgttcacgaactgttcgtgaacaactgaatttccttaacgaacgaacacgaacataaacttatgttcggtatgtgttcgtgaacagttcgcgaacatgttaattttcttaacgaacgaaaACAAACATGGCCTTATTCGTGTTCAttcgattcgtttacagccctactcaATATATACAGGTGAGAAACTATAGAAAAACCCATATCGAGCCAcctaaaagtaaatataattaGCTTTAAAAATACCAAAACTAAATATGCTAAATATCTTTTGCAATcatatattataatatttagTGTGAAAGTAAACACGAAATATCTTAATGGTTACCATGGAAGGTGAACCCTTATTACAACGGCGGATCTAAAAAAAAGTTTAGGGATagtctaaatatatatatatatatatatatatatatatatatatatatatatatatgacaaagatccgttaggaaccaccctttattgcgagaaccgcgagaaccagtgtgaacacaaacagtaatacctaaaaaaatctaaaaaacacccaaaaattttttttatttttttactatttttatataaaaatcgctacttttagtataaaaaaaaaattttaattttttttttaaaaaaaaaaatttttttggctactaaaagtagcgatttgaacataaaaaatagtaaaaaaattaaaaaaaaaaatttagatttttttttttatttttttttatttttttagattttttaggttttttggggtttagtttttagcattttagcttggggggggggggggtgggggggtttaggtttttggggggtgggggaggggggtttaggtttttgggggggggggtggggggtggggggggttaggtttttttaggttttttgagggttttagtttttagcatttagctgtgggggggggggggggggttaggttttttttttgggggggggggtttaggtttttggggggtgggggttaggttttttttagggtttttttaggttttttttagctattttaggttgtgttcacattggttctcgcggttctcgcaataaaggtggttctcgcatgaaccttaccctatatatatatatatatatatatatatatatatatatatatatatatatatatatatatatttgacgTAGGGGTATTCTAGTATTTGCTTAACGATATCCCGATACATAAATATAGAAGAAAAAAATATTGCACTAATTTTACACTCTACTGACAAAGTTGATCCACATACATCTGCCCCTGCCTTAATATATAGAAGTGAGAAACCCTAGAAAAGCACATATCGAGCCTAATACAATgtatacaaataacacacatCCTCAAGTTAGGGCATATATGTTAATCATGTTCGGCTTTCTCTTTTAAAAGACCACGAACTCATATCATCTCCGAGTTGCTGCCTCTTATAACTCTATACTCTGAATCATCACTTGATCTTTGTACTACGTGTTGCTTCTTACTATTCATGACACAAAATTTCCTCCAACAAACACACAATACCTAGTTGTAGACCGTCAGGAACAAGACATTCTCCACAATTTGCATCTAAGACTATCGATAGTCGTCCATCCCTAACCTTTATAAATGCACCCACATGACTATGACATTGCACTGATTAGAATACAAAACCACTTGAATTTATATGGTATTGAGATACCCAATACACGGTAAACAACATTCTAGTTTCCGTTGTAGGGTGTGGTCATGAACTGACTCGAGACAGTAACaataaaggaaatatatggttgTGTAACTGTCAAGTAGTTAAGCTTTCCAATCAACAATTTAATTTGTTGAAGATCCTTCATCTAGCTCCCGTCCTTTAAAAGACGCGCATTGGGTTATCAACTAGCTCGCAACCTATTAATCCAAACTCAGTCAACATATCAAGGACATGCTTCCGTTGAGAGATAAGTATTCTTTATGGATAACGAGATACCTATATACCAAGGAATTATTAAAGTCTACCTAAGTCAATAATCTGGAACTAAGACTAAAATAAATGTTTGAGCTCAATAATTCCAACCTTGTCATCCCATGTAATTatgatatcatccacataaacaaCTACAACATTCTTTTAGCTCTTACAATGTATAAAAATATAGATTGATATGCATTGCGAACCATCTGAAACTCTCCCATAACACTAGAAAACCTACCAAACCATGCCATTGGAGGCTATTTACGGCTATTTAAGGAACAACGCAAtattgttagtgcatatgtctgttgacttcgtcttgtatcgagtcatgt comes from the Helianthus annuus cultivar XRQ/B chromosome 4, HanXRQr2.0-SUNRISE, whole genome shotgun sequence genome and includes:
- the LOC110937209 gene encoding nuclear localization sequence-binding protein, translating into MPSGSKKRKAAKKKKVNDSSTPNPLQVVAEGNDGATTTVEVVKREDCSSETISKDANEEEGNVEVETVSKSKDSNGTSSSSSDSSDDESRVVEKEVVVVESAPVESVTVSESLVEEISPIVDPVKPVDSSLEQVSQVSQVFDEIKNEEKKDLVVEETPVVEEPLTVDDCETAVKDDSPDSTVVVESVLKEDEVERLQPLVEKTSLESKDHVSSSTPPKDSVTDINGADCANEIETSEHSDRQAPAASTPVAVQNTTSWKSCCGIFELFSGSGR